One Setaria viridis chromosome 3, Setaria_viridis_v4.0, whole genome shotgun sequence DNA window includes the following coding sequences:
- the LOC140222125 gene encoding uncharacterized protein, with translation MSKKGKATADIDFNPEDPPEAYSHPSIHSRVTEYTAMAREVHGPEFDPSSQDIDPEIVMRVGGGKKHGRYWIGDSVIDTASTPTLSQIRARSTDSSPAIRPRPTAAQLQMQALQAQVEVERKRREELEARIEADRQLERQRTEQMFQYMQSVFHSLGQTPPPMPPNLFPPPPPPPAATPNQSAASNAESSWGHWTPARPPHPPQ, from the exons atgtccaaaaagggcaaggccacggcagacatcgacttcaacccggaggacccgcccgaggcgtacagccatcccagcatccacagccgcgtcaccgagtacacagccatggcgagggaggttcacgggccagagttcgatccgagctctcaggatatcGATCCTGAAATAGtgatgagggtaggaggagggaagaagcatggcaggtattggattggagatagcgtgatcgacactgccagtactcccactctctcccagatccgagcaaggagcacggactcgagccccgcgatacggccacggcctaccgctgcacagctacagatgcaggctctgcag gcccaggtggaggtagaacggaagcgccgagaggaactagaggcgaggatcgaggcggatcggcagcttgaaaggcagaggacggagcagatgttccaatacatgcagagtgtgttccacagtttaggtcaaactccaccacctatgccaccgaacctcttcccgccacctccaccacctcctgcagctactcct aatcaatcggcggcgtccaatgcagaatcttcctgGGGGCACTGGACACCtgcacgtcctcctcatcctcctcagtga